The following is a genomic window from Coriobacteriia bacterium.
CGCGTGAGCTCGGGGATCGCCGTCTGCTCGGCCTGCAGGAACAGTGGTTGCACGTAAATGACCGAGTCCTCGATCGGCACGACGATCATGTTGCCGAATATCGCGCTGCTTCCCCGTTGGTTCCACAACGAGAGCTGGGGCGAGATGAGCGAGTCCTGATTGATGCGCGCCGCCACCTGTTCGGGCCCTAAGATCACGCGCTCCTTCGGGAAGAGGAAGACGGTGCGCTCGCCGTAGTTCTCAGGGTCGGAGGAGGCGGCCATCCAGCCGATCATGTTGTCGCGGTTGCGCGGGGTGTACGGCTGCATCAGGTAGAAGTGCTCCTTATCGGCACCCGGCAGCTGCAAGAGCACGAAGAACGGCTCCATCGGCTCGCCCTGACGCTCGCCGGGGATCTCCCACTGGTCTTCCTTGTTGTAGAAGACTCCCGGGTCGGTCATGTGATACGTCCGAAACGCCTCGGCTTGAGCGACGAAGAGCCCCTCGGGGTAGCGGAAATGCTCTTGGATGGCCTCGGGCACCTGGTCTGCGTCGGCGAGAAGCGTCGGAAAGATCGAGCGCCACGCAGCGAGCACCGGGTCTTCGGAATCGAAGGCGTAGAACGTGGTTTCGCCCGTATACGCGTCAACGGTCACCTTCACGGAGTTGCGCAGGTAGGAAACACCACCCACCTTCTCAGAGTACGGATAGCTGTCCGAGGCGGTGTAGGCGTCGATCACCCAGATGATGCGCCCGTCAGCCAGAACCGGATACGGATCATCCTCGTACATCAGCCACGGCGCGAGCGCCTCCAGCCTGGAGTTGAGATCGCGCTTCAGAAGCACGCGGCTGTCCGATTTCAGGTACTCGGAGAAGAGCACCTGGCTTGATCCGAGGCGCAGCGCCCAGGCGATCCGTCGTCCCAGCGAGCCGATCTCCACGCCGGCATCTCCCGTGTATCGGTGCGTGGCGTTCTTCTGGCCATCCGGGTAGTCGAACTCGTCGATTCCGGCGTTGACGACGACGTACTCCGTTGTCTGCTCGCCGAAGTAGATGCGCGGCTCCTTCTGAATCAGGTTAGGCGAGCCCGTCGCGACCTGGCTTGAGAGCTTGGGCGGGATGTCTCCCACGATGAAGTTGGGCAGCCCGCGGCTGTCGTACTCGCTTGACGGGCTCATCACGAGACCGAACCCGTGCGTGTACACGAGGTGGCGGTTGACCCACGTCTGAGCGGTATCGGCAAGCAGCGACGAGTTCATCTCGCGCGCCGACACGAGCAACTGCCTGCGTACCCCGTTGACGAGGTAGCGGTCGACATCGACATCGCCGAACTCGTAGTACGGCCGAATGGTCTGGAGCTGCCGGTAGCTCTGCTTGACGATGGCGGGATCCCACAGGCGTACGTTCGAGAGCGTCTGTGCATTGGCGCGCACGTCCTCGACCGAGAGATCATCGGCTGCAGGGAAGCTCCTGCCTTCGACCTCCGTCAATCCGAATGCGCTGCGCGTCATGGCGATGTTGCGCTCGATGTAGGGCTTCTCCAGTGAGGCCTCGTTCGGCGAGACGACGAGTGCTTGAACGACTGCGGGCCACACACCGCCCAGAAGAATCGCGGCGCCGATCCACACGCCGAGCGCGATCGCCGGCAGACGCCATCCCCGATACCGTATGTTCACCAGCAGCAACACGATCACGGCGATCGAGATCCCGATGAGGATCCGATACGCGGGCAGTTGTGCGGTCACGTCAGTGTAAGACGCACCGACCACTTGGCCGCGCGGCGAGAAGTTCAGGTTGTAGATGTCGATCCAG
Proteins encoded in this region:
- a CDS encoding UPF0182 family protein, whose protein sequence is MAASRSRWITVLVSVGLFFVFVGLPLLAWAAGVWTDYLWYAELGQEQVFWTRIWAQLAVGLAFGLATFAVLFTSLRVARALAPRFMPTSLPEGMPPQLELVIERLRAGIGPLLDRMILWGSVVLAFLNGAGMSQSWEVFRLATSGVSFGATDPQFGVDIGFFVFSLPALELTQAWLNDVLILTTILTLAVHVVGGSIQPWARLKGFAPHVKAHLSVLLAALVASRAFAYWIDIYNLNFSPRGQVVGASYTDVTAQLPAYRILIGISIAVIVLLLVNIRYRGWRLPAIALGVWIGAAILLGGVWPAVVQALVVSPNEASLEKPYIERNIAMTRSAFGLTEVEGRSFPAADDLSVEDVRANAQTLSNVRLWDPAIVKQSYRQLQTIRPYYEFGDVDVDRYLVNGVRRQLLVSAREMNSSLLADTAQTWVNRHLVYTHGFGLVMSPSSEYDSRGLPNFIVGDIPPKLSSQVATGSPNLIQKEPRIYFGEQTTEYVVVNAGIDEFDYPDGQKNATHRYTGDAGVEIGSLGRRIAWALRLGSSQVLFSEYLKSDSRVLLKRDLNSRLEALAPWLMYEDDPYPVLADGRIIWVIDAYTASDSYPYSEKVGGVSYLRNSVKVTVDAYTGETTFYAFDSEDPVLAAWRSIFPTLLADADQVPEAIQEHFRYPEGLFVAQAEAFRTYHMTDPGVFYNKEDQWEIPGERQGEPMEPFFVLLQLPGADKEHFYLMQPYTPRNRDNMIGWMAASSDPENYGERTVFLFPKERVILGPEQVAARINQDSLISPQLSLWNQRGSSAIFGNMIVVPIEDSVIYVQPLFLQAEQTAIPELTRVVVVYADKVEMERTLAGALLKIFGAEPPASSATTGSPDASGTAAVDVTAAEALYREALVAQKAGNWALYGEKIAELGRVLQRLAGAETTQTP